One region of Anaerolineae bacterium genomic DNA includes:
- a CDS encoding response regulator/pilus assembly protein, translating to MEEAHKKSKWRVLVVEPHENTRHTLEAVFRKAGYQVFSTGLGKEGLIIAWRDRPHAVVFEPHLPDISPLDFVKRLRTDRRTEHIPILAFAARPRADLMTACLESGCNRFLPKRKENLKALLNFLAQELAARNQQRDRRGRKGLLVPFLSSKGGVGTSSLCLHIAAALTFKRAEVSLAVVDLALPLGDLLPIIAPKRVRPFTLLEATQTPLHKMTPSFFKENLSFADGWGFDLLPGPRTPDDAQEITPPGVNNLIQGLRQTYDVVFVDLGRSLSRISLPLLRRAHQIVLVLSPDVVTVDKTTLVLQYLEKQGIQRHRVYTILNRPSELKGLPRPEIEARLGLPVNSAQVYLGEHLSLAHNEHRPLVSKYPDDASSLGLYQMASEIYQHALETQSLGLQAAQA from the coding sequence ATGGAGGAGGCCCACAAGAAGTCGAAATGGCGCGTGTTGGTGGTCGAACCCCATGAAAACACCCGGCACACCTTAGAAGCTGTTTTCCGAAAAGCGGGGTATCAGGTCTTCAGCACCGGTCTGGGGAAGGAGGGATTGATCATTGCCTGGCGCGATCGGCCCCATGCCGTGGTGTTCGAACCCCACCTGCCCGACATCTCCCCCCTCGACTTCGTCAAGCGACTGCGCACCGACCGACGCACCGAACATATCCCCATCCTGGCCTTTGCCGCCCGCCCCCGCGCCGACCTCATGACGGCCTGTCTGGAAAGCGGATGCAATCGCTTTTTGCCCAAGCGTAAGGAAAACCTGAAAGCGCTGCTGAATTTCCTGGCTCAGGAACTGGCCGCCCGCAACCAACAGCGCGATCGCCGGGGAAGGAAAGGGCTGCTGGTGCCCTTCCTCTCGTCCAAGGGCGGTGTAGGCACTTCTTCCCTCTGCCTCCACATCGCCGCCGCGCTAACCTTCAAACGCGCGGAAGTTTCCCTGGCCGTGGTGGACCTGGCCCTGCCCTTAGGCGACCTCCTTCCCATTATCGCGCCCAAACGGGTGCGCCCTTTTACCCTCCTCGAAGCCACCCAAACGCCCCTGCACAAAATGACCCCCTCCTTCTTCAAGGAAAACCTCTCCTTTGCCGACGGCTGGGGCTTTGACCTGCTCCCCGGCCCACGAACCCCGGATGACGCCCAGGAAATCACCCCTCCCGGGGTGAATAACCTCATCCAGGGATTGCGCCAGACTTACGATGTGGTGTTTGTGGATTTGGGCCGTTCACTCTCCCGAATCAGCCTACCTTTGCTCCGGCGGGCGCATCAAATTGTGCTCGTCCTGAGCCCCGATGTGGTCACCGTAGACAAAACCACATTGGTTCTGCAGTATCTGGAAAAACAAGGCATCCAGCGTCACCGCGTGTACACCATCCTCAATCGCCCCAGCGAACTCAAAGGCCTGCCCCGGCCCGAGATCGAGGCCCGCCTGGGGCTCCCGGTCAACAGCGCCCAGGTGTACCTGGGCGAACACCTCAGCCTGGCCCACAACGAGCACCGTCCCCTGGTGTCGAAATACCCGGATGATGCCTCCAGCCTGGGCCTGTACCAGATGGCCAGCGAGATCTATCAGCACGCCCTGGAAACCCAGTCCCTGGGGCTGCAGGCGGCTCAGGCCTGA
- a CDS encoding CCA tRNA nucleotidyltransferase, with the protein MTLPYLPPLPDFVHRVTQLAPPDQPIYLVGGAVRDWLRHRPVHDWDFAIPQGAVSFARRVARTLKGAFVLLDEKHGVARVILPAPSAPEHPAAQRRRTVLDFTDFRGPTLEDDLRLRDFTLNAMALNLRHPQRLLDPLGGLQDLKNGLLRACHPDAFQNDPIRIWRGVRLAAAYGWRIEPSTREAMRRAAASLRRVSAERQRDELFRILSGPGSVKAVKALQALDALAPVLPELPPLQGVPQSLPHREDVWTHTLQVLERLNRLLEALAPTYDEDKAADFALGLTVLRIGRYRILLAEHLNNDPHSKRSLVALLRLAALYHDTGKPTTARQNGDGQWRFPHHAEVSAALARQRGKSLALSNAEVQRLVHIVRHHGLPYRFTRAGGPPDRRQIYRYFRATGPAGVEVALLSLADVQAMYGPYLSHDLWERHLATIRALLEAWWEYHRDIVAPPPLLDGHALMQALHLRPSPLVGELLERLREAQAAGEIRTAEEALQQVRQWLREKQSPSAGA; encoded by the coding sequence ATGACCCTGCCCTACCTGCCCCCCCTGCCCGATTTCGTCCATCGGGTGACCCAACTGGCCCCTCCCGACCAGCCCATCTACCTGGTCGGCGGCGCCGTGCGGGACTGGTTGCGGCACCGACCGGTGCACGATTGGGACTTCGCCATTCCCCAGGGGGCCGTTTCCTTTGCCCGCCGGGTAGCCAGAACCCTGAAGGGTGCCTTTGTCCTGCTGGACGAAAAGCACGGCGTGGCCCGGGTCATTCTTCCCGCCCCATCAGCTCCCGAACATCCCGCGGCCCAGCGCCGGCGCACTGTGCTGGACTTCACCGATTTCCGCGGCCCTACCCTGGAAGACGACCTCCGCCTGCGGGATTTCACCCTGAACGCCATGGCCCTGAACCTGCGCCACCCTCAGCGGCTCCTCGACCCCTTAGGCGGGCTGCAAGACCTGAAGAACGGGCTGTTGCGCGCCTGTCATCCCGACGCCTTCCAGAACGACCCCATTCGCATCTGGCGGGGCGTCCGCCTGGCCGCGGCGTATGGGTGGCGCATTGAACCCTCCACCCGCGAGGCCATGCGCCGCGCCGCCGCCTCCCTGCGGCGCGTGTCGGCCGAGCGCCAGCGCGACGAATTGTTTCGCATCCTCAGCGGCCCCGGTTCGGTCAAGGCCGTCAAAGCCCTGCAGGCTTTGGACGCCCTGGCCCCAGTGCTCCCCGAACTGCCCCCCCTACAAGGCGTGCCCCAATCCCTGCCCCACCGCGAGGATGTGTGGACGCACACCTTGCAGGTCCTCGAGCGCCTCAACCGCCTCCTCGAAGCCCTGGCCCCAACCTACGACGAGGACAAAGCCGCCGACTTCGCCCTGGGTCTGACCGTGCTGCGCATCGGGCGGTACCGCATCCTGCTGGCCGAGCACCTGAACAACGATCCCCATAGCAAGCGCAGCCTGGTGGCCTTGCTCCGTCTGGCGGCCCTCTACCACGACACGGGCAAACCCACCACGGCGCGGCAAAACGGCGACGGCCAGTGGCGGTTCCCCCATCACGCCGAGGTCAGCGCGGCCCTGGCCAGGCAGCGCGGCAAATCCCTGGCGTTGAGCAACGCCGAGGTGCAGCGGCTGGTGCACATCGTGCGGCACCACGGCCTGCCTTACCGTTTCACCCGCGCCGGGGGACCACCGGATCGACGGCAAATCTACCGCTACTTCCGCGCCACCGGACCGGCTGGCGTTGAAGTGGCCCTCCTGTCCCTGGCCGATGTGCAGGCCATGTACGGCCCCTATCTTTCCCACGACCTTTGGGAGCGACACCTGGCCACCATCCGCGCCCTGCTCGAGGCCTGGTGGGAGTATCATCGCGACATCGTGGCCCCCCCTCCCCTGCTCGACGGTCACGCGCTGATGCAGGCCCTCCACCTCCGTCCCAGCCCCCTGGTGGGCGAATTACTGGAACGCCTCCGCGAAGCCCAGGCAGCCGGGGAAATCCGCACCGCCGAAGAAGCCCTGCAGCAAGTGCGGCAGTGGCTCCGTGAAAAACAAAGCCCATCAGCAGGGGCCTGA
- the hpt gene encoding hypoxanthine phosphoribosyltransferase, whose amino-acid sequence MVQDYREFLAEVLISEETLQQRIAELGAEISRDYQGEELLLICILRGGVMFLTDLMRHITVPHAVDFMAISSYGSGARESSGQIRLTMDLQTSITGRHVLLVEDIIDSGRTIAAVLDLLRVRKPKSLRVCTLLDKTKRREVEVPIHYRGFVIPNKFVFGYGLDMDEYYRNLPFIGVPDLTRYRPPHHSEDK is encoded by the coding sequence ATGGTTCAAGACTACCGCGAGTTTCTGGCCGAAGTGCTTATCAGCGAAGAGACGCTGCAACAACGCATCGCTGAACTGGGTGCAGAAATCAGCCGCGATTATCAGGGCGAAGAACTGCTCCTGATTTGCATTCTGCGCGGCGGCGTGATGTTCCTCACCGACCTGATGCGCCACATCACCGTGCCCCACGCGGTGGATTTCATGGCCATCTCCTCCTACGGCAGCGGCGCACGGGAATCCAGCGGCCAGATCCGTCTGACCATGGACCTGCAGACCAGCATTACCGGTCGCCATGTGCTGCTAGTGGAGGATATCATCGACAGCGGGCGAACCATCGCCGCCGTGCTCGACCTGCTGCGCGTCCGCAAACCCAAATCCTTGCGCGTGTGCACCTTGCTGGACAAAACCAAACGGCGGGAAGTGGAGGTGCCCATCCACTACCGCGGCTTCGTCATCCCCAATAAATTCGTCTTCGGCTACGGCCTGGATATGGACGAATACTACCGCAATCTGCCTTTCATCGGCGTGCCCGACCTGACCCGCTACCGCCCTCCGCACCACTCGGAGGACAAATGA
- a CDS encoding thymidine kinase, with protein MRHAQGSVEVITGPMFSGKTEEFIRRLRRAVIARQKVQVFKPSIDVRYSEDKVTSHAGGEFHAIPITRIGDLWQHLQEDTTVVGIDEAQFFDEEILTLVQQLADRGIRVIVAGLDMDFRGEPFGPMPQLLAQADRVDKLQAICMVCGLPATRTQRLVNGQPAFYEDPVVIVGASEMYEPRCREHHEVPHKTTSRE; from the coding sequence ATGCGTCATGCCCAAGGGTCGGTCGAGGTGATCACCGGGCCGATGTTCAGCGGCAAAACCGAAGAGTTCATTCGCCGTCTGCGGCGCGCCGTCATCGCCCGCCAAAAAGTGCAAGTGTTCAAGCCGTCCATTGATGTCCGATACAGCGAAGACAAAGTGACCTCCCACGCCGGGGGCGAATTTCACGCCATCCCCATCACCCGTATTGGCGACCTCTGGCAACACCTGCAAGAGGACACTACCGTGGTGGGGATCGACGAGGCCCAGTTCTTCGATGAAGAAATCCTCACCCTGGTTCAACAACTGGCCGACCGGGGCATCCGGGTCATCGTGGCTGGGCTGGACATGGACTTCCGCGGCGAGCCCTTTGGCCCCATGCCGCAACTCCTGGCCCAGGCCGACCGGGTGGACAAGTTGCAGGCGATCTGCATGGTGTGCGGCCTGCCCGCCACCCGCACCCAACGCCTGGTCAACGGTCAACCGGCCTTCTACGAGGATCCGGTGGTCATCGTGGGCGCCTCCGAAATGTACGAGCCTCGCTGCCGCGAACACCACGAAGTCCCCCACAAAACCACATCGAGGGAATAA